Genomic window (Planococcus sp. MSAK28401):
GAGAAGGTTTCATTTATGAACTGGCTTGAATAGTTGCCATGAGATTTTCGTAAGGGAGCTCTTCAAACTTTGGGGGCAGCGAGCTGTATGAAAGGAGCATATTATCCTTATTAATTAGAATAATTTGTAATATTTATTTGACAGCGCTTTCATTACTAAATATACTAGGTATAAGTTAATATCTTGTGAGGAGATTAGGAGACACATTAATTACTTTGGGGCGTGGACCAAAGATATTTAATGTGTCTTTTTTCATCGCAAATAACAGTGCATGAAGGGGGATGGATAATTGGGAATGGACTTTTTGACGGCGCCACGGCTATCACTACATAAAAAAGGAGATTAGTATGAAGAAGTTTAAAAAATCACTTGTATATTTAATTGTTGCTTTATTATTAGTGTTCATTGGCAGCGCAGTTGCTGCGCAATTCAATAGCTCCAGCGGTGAAGTGGATGTCTCAAGGATTTATTTTGAAACTGAACGGGGTGAATTGTCTGGGCTGCTCTACAAGCCGGACGGAGCGGACAGTGAAGCAAGACCGACATTGGTCGCAACCCACGGATATTTGAACTCGGGGGAAATGCAGGACGCCCAGGCTATTGAAATGTCCAAGCGCGGCTATGTAGTATTGGCTCTCGATCAATACGACCACGGTCACTCGACAGGCACAATGGAGAAGCCGGTCCCGTTTTTCTCGTTCTGGCCACAAGCGATGTATGATGCCGTTCAATATATGTATGATCAGGATTACGTGTTGAAAGATGCGGAAGGCAACGGCATCATTGCTGTTTCGGGCCATTCGATGGGCGGGTTTTCATCCACGCACGCCGTCATGCTCGACGAAGTTGATTTCCAGGATTCAGGCATCCGCAAAATCCACAGCTCTTTGACGATGGGATCGGATTATCAATGGCTGAAAACTTTGGGCTACACGGGTGAAGAAATCAATGCTTCCTACGGCCCGCGCATGTCCGGGAAAATTGCGGGCGTCTACGATGAATTTTTCTTTGATGCAGAAGCGTCGGCTGCCGGACAGCCCGTCGTGAAAAAAGATTATGTCAGCACAGCAGAAGGCTTGGGCTTCCTCGGCGGCTTGGAATCTGCGCAGGCTGGTGAGTTTTATGAAGTCGATGGTGCTCAGCGCATCATTTACCAGCCGAACGAAACACATCCGTGGAATCATTTCTCCCAGCAATCGACAGCACACGCCATCGATTTTTACGATGCTGCCTTTGCGGAATACGGAGATTTGGTGGCGATCGGCGACGACGGCCAAACGTGGATGTGGAAAGAATGGTTCTCGTTCGTAGCGTTGATTGGCTTTTTCTTATTGTTCATTCCGGTCATCAATTTGTTGACGAAATTGCCATTTTTCAACTGGGTCTACACCAAACGGCCGGCAGCCCTGTCAGCACCGAAAACACCAGGCGCCAAGCTTGCCGGCTATATTTTGCTGATCGTCGGTGCGCTTTATCCAGCCTTGTTCTTTACAGCACTTTATAGCGGAGATGCTACAGGAATGACTTTGCTTCGCCAGATCAGCATGATTACGATCGGATTGGCGGCATTGATTTTCATCTTCAGCTTTGTGAAAAATGGCGACAAATCTATCAAAACAGGATCGGGCCTTATCCTCGGGATCGGCATTGTGCAGTATATCTATTTGCGACAACAGGAACGCTTTTTTGCGACGACGGAATGGTTCGGCGCGGCGACGGTTAACCCGGTCGTCTTTTGGGCGATCAACGTGGCCATTGTAACTTTGATGATTTTGGTCGGCTACCATTTCGTGGCGAAAAAAGCGGAAGGCGCAAGCTTTGCGAGTTACGGCTTGAAGGCTAATGCCAAAACGATTGTTGCCGCTTTAGCTACGGCGATTGTGGCTGTAGTGATCGGTTATGGCCTGCTGTATTTGGTCGACGCACTGTTCAAAGTCGACTTCCGCCTATGGACCTTGGCAGTGAAAACTTTTGAAGATCAGCATGTTTGGGCGCTTCTGCGTTATGCCCCGTTGTTCTTCATCTATTATTTCATTGTCGGGCTGTCCGTGAATGTTAATACGGCAAGCAGTATATATGATGGCTGGAAAGGCTACGGAATTTCCATCCTTCACTTTATCGGCGGATTGGTTCTGTATCTTGCTTACCATTATGGGTTGCTGTTCCTGACAGGGACTGGCGGCTACCCTGCCGAATCCTTATCGTCGATCATTGTCATCGGACTTGTTCCGATTTTGCTGGTGGCGGCCATTTACAACCGCTATTTCTTCAGAAAAACCGGCAACGTCTATGTTGGGGCATTCTTGAATACCATCTTGATGACGCTCATTACGTTGGCGAACACGGTTCTTTATACGATTCTTTAAATAGCAGGGCAAGAGGTGAACTTCACCTCTTGTCTTTTTTCTATCTGCTGAATTCCAGTAGATTCAAATGACAGAAAATGATCGTGAGCTTTTGGTTAGGTTGGGGTTTTTATCAACAATGCAGGCGATTCCGGCTTTCGAATACAGGGAAATGGATACAGCCGGTCAGTGCTGTGGCTCAACATCGCCTGCTCTAGCGGGATGTCCGCTAAGAGAACGAAAAAAAAGCCTTGTTGCCCGCATATAGGCAACAAGGCTTTTTAGTTGGAGGCATCCAGTTTGATTTCCCTGGTCCGACCACGGTACCACAGGCGGAAAGTGCCGGTCAGAGCATCCGGCACATCTTCGAGATAGGAGGTGTGGATAGGCCGGGCGCGTGTGACCGTCTTGAGGGAAGACAGACCGAATGCGCGCTGGATGCGGTTTTGTGTGATTTCGACTTCGACAATCTTTTCACGCTTGGTGACGAATAAAGTGGAAGTGAAGCCGCCGTCTTTCAACTGGATCAATTCATCGTTCAGTAAATAGCGGGTATGCAAAAAGTCTAAAATGCGGGATGCGAATATGACTATCAGCAACAGGATGGAGGCGATCCACCAAGTATCAACGATGCCAAGGAAGTTCGGTTTGAAGTAAAACAGCGCGGCTGTGGCAAACAGCCATAACCAGCTCGGCTTGAGCATGCGTAACCATAGCGCACGGCGCGGCAGACGCTGCATGTCTTCTTGGATTTGATAGCCAGGCAGCAGTTCGGCAACGAGTGCATAGGCTTTTTGTTTCGGCAGAAAAGGATAAAGCGAGCTGATGTTCAAGTCTTCCGCGCCCATGGCCAGGCTGCCAGCGCTGATCAATTTCACTTCTGCAAGCCCAAGAACCCGCTTGGAGAAGGATTGCGTAATTTCCACGGCTTGCACGCGCTCTTTAGCGATCGAAAATGACGCTTCCGAGACAACACCTTTTTTGATGTAGACGCGCTCGCTATCCGAAGAAATTTCGTATTTGCCGTATTTGATAAATGTATGAATAATGCCAAACGTGAACGAAGCCGCAATGATCACTGCTACAGCACTAGCTATGATCCAAGGTGAACCTAGCAGGCTGGCACTGATGCCATCCAATCGCTCTTCAAGAGAGATAAATTCGGATACATTATAATAAAGTGAAGCAATCAGCGGAATAAGCAACAAAAAACTGAACGAGGTCATCGATGCTTTCAGCAAATCGCGCCGCGTTGGCTGAAAATGGATGACGCGCTGTTCCGGCTGTTTTCGCGGGGACGGCACGTATTCAGTTTCGGAGCCATCTTCGGCGACAGTCGCCGTGTCCGGTTCTGTGTCAAGCGATTCCTTGTGTTCCTGTACTGCGGATTCCAAGCGCGCCGCTTCTTTTTTCGTCGCGACTTCGAAGTTCACGGTGGCATCTTCCCCGGCGATGCCGGTTTCAAAACGGATTGAGGTCAGCCCGAGCACGCGGTGGAAAAAGGAAGTGTGGCGGTTGATGTTCTGGACTTTTGAAAATGGGATCGACTGGTCGATTTTGCTGAAAATGCCGCGCCTCAAATAAAAGCGTTGGTCGTCGAGTGCATAAGTGGACGTAAGCCATTTCAAAATGGCGGACACGATAGACCACACGAAAAACAGCAAAAACGCATAGCGGCCGTAGACGAGGAGCGGTCCATCATTGTCGGCTTGAAAGACAAATAAAATCAAGATGATGAAAATGGAGTTGCGAATCAATTTGCCGACTTTAAATAGAACGAGTGCTGGATGATGGCGGCGATGGTCGTTCATTGTTCCACTTCCTTGATTTTGGCGAACTGGGCGATGCGCTCGCGCAGTTCGGCAGCCGTGTCTTTCGGCAGTGCCGGGATGGCATGGCTCGAGCCCATCGTTTCAACGGACAGGGAAGCGAGTTGGTATTTGCGCATCAACGGCCCCTGGGTCAGTGAAACGGCTTGGATTTTGGTCATCGGCACCAATTGCTCAGTGCGGCTCCATATACCGAATTGCAAATGTAAGAACTCTTCGTCCAAATCGTAGCGCCAGCTTTTGAAGGTGAGCGGCGGGCTGAGAAACGACCACACCAAACCGATGACGAAAAAGACGGCTAGCGCTACTAGCACCCAGAAAATCCAGCTGTACCAATCAAAGCGAAAATCTAAATAAAAAAGCACTGCAAGGACGATAAACGCGATGATGTTGGAAATCAGTTCCTCCATGCGCCAGTATTTGACTGCATGAGGAGAGAGTGAATGCTGCGGAACGACAGTTTGACCATTCATATAAAGTGCACCACCATTTTCATAAGATAGTATTCTATACGTATAAATGGCACTGAAGTTTCACAGATGTAGTCAAGTTGACCTTTTAAGGAATAATATGGTAAAGTTACGGCCGATTGAATGGATAAAGAGGGTCTTAAAAAGCTTCATTTGAAAAAAGCTGATTTAAGGAGGGAAATCATGCTTGCAGAAATGTATAAAAAAAGGGAAAAGCTTGCTTATGTCTTTTTGGCGGTTACGGTGCTAGTAGCAGCCGGCTGGCTAATCTTTCAGAGGCCTGAGAGCAGCCGGGAGTTGTGGGAGTTGCTATTCTTTTTGCTGCCATTCGGATTGAGCATCTCGATTATTGTCATCAGCCGCTCGCATTACCTTAAAGTAAAAGACATTGAAATACCGCATTCCGACAAGCAGCTGCTGGAGCTGAAAGAGCTGGTCATCAAAAAAGATGCCACCTTTGTTCCGAGGCTTTTATTGTTTGAAAAAAGTGGTGGGTTTATCGGCAGTGTGGAGATGGCTAACATTAAATGGTGGATGTATCCGGTGTTGTTGAGGGACGCAACACTTTTGACATGGTTTCCGATGACCTATCAATTTCTCGATGATGAGGGCAAGATCCAATTGAGCTTCCGGAAAACAGGATGGGTGAAACAGTCCAAGCTCGAGATTTTCAGTGCGGAAAACAATATGCTCGGCACATACATACAAGAAGAATTAAAGGCATTCGTCAATATCAAAGGCAAACTATACAATGAAAGACAAGAGCTCATCCTGCCAATTCAGGCATCAGGTTTTACGGGCAGTTTCAGCTGGAATGACCAGCAGGAGCGGCGCTGGGCTTATTTCTATAACGGGATGTTCCCACACGAGTACACACATCTTTTCAGGGACATGCAAAATGATATTGTGGAATTATCCGAGAATATTGGCAAAGATGACAAAAACCGCTTGCTTGCGGTAATTGGCTATTTGTTTTTTACACGCATCAAATCGTGAATGAAGCAAAGCAATATGGATGAAATTTCCGTAATTTAAAAAGCTATCCGTGAACCCTTAGGGGTTCATGGATAGCTTTTCTCTATACAAGTTCAACCTTAATGCTGCCATTATCCGACTGCAAATCCACTGCATTCTCGCCGCTGCCGAACACGCTGTGGCGGTTTTTCACACCGAATACGGAAACCGTTCCCCAATCGACATTCGCACGGATCGTTGCGTTTGTTGGCTTCACTCGTGTTTCCACAGAAATTGCGCCGTTATCAGCTTCGAGGCTGATCGTCCGGTCGAGGTCCACGGTGGACAAATGGATGAGCCCGTTGTCGGTTTTCGCACGCACATTGCCTTCGATATCTCTCAAGTCGATGGCGCCATTGTCCGTAGAAGCATCAAGTTCATCTGCCTGGATGTTGCGAAGCTGAAGCTGTCCGTTGTCAGTGCCGACTTTCAGTTTCTTCGCCTGTACCCGTGCCAATTCGATATCGCCATTGTCCGATTTGACGCTTGCTTGATCCGCATTCATTTGCGTGAGTTCGATGCGGCCGTTATCCGTTTCGATGGATAAGTATCGGCTGTCGAGATTCTCGCCAGTGATCATGCCATGGTCGGAATCGATTAAGATCTTGTCATACAGTTTCTTCGGCAAGCGGACGTCGAGCTTTGGTGATTTCATGCTGCCGGTAAAGCTGAAGATGCCCCATTTTCTCGGCTCTTCTTTCAAGGTGATGACAAGCGTCCGGTTGAGGATATCGACAGACAACTGCTGGCGGTAGCTTTTATCGGTGATGTCGGCATACATCTTGCCATCTTCCGAAGGGCCGATGGTAAGCATGCCGTTATCAATCTGAATGTCGACTTGATCGAATTTATCTTCCGTCAGTTCATTCGCCGCCGTGCTGATGTCGTTTTGGTTGAAATCAAACGACTCGATCAATTCATCGGCGATTTCCTGCGGCGAGCCGAGTTCATCGGCAATTTCGTTGTCCGTCTTGCCATCCGCCTGGCCGTTCGCAAAATACTCTTTAATGTCTTGGAGAATATCGTTTTGTTCTTCTTTCGGCAATTGTTTCAACGCTGTTTCAAGTTCTTGCAAAAATTGGTTTTCAGTCATTTTGCACACCCTCTTCAATTAGTTGGTTGACCCCATCCGTGAAACTTTTCCATTCTTCGAGCTGTTCCTGCAAATACGTCCGGCCGAGTTCAGTGAGCGAGTAATATTTTCGCGGCGGGCCTTCGCTTGATTCCTGCAAGTAGGTGGTGAAATAGCCTTCCTTGGTGAGCCGCCGCAGCAGGGGATAGACGGCGCCTTCCGAGATGGCGATGCGGCTCGAGATTTTCTGGACGAGTTCATAGCCGTAGCGGTCTTGTTTATCCAACAGCACCAGCACACATAAATTCAATACGCCTTTTTTAAACTGGATGTTCAATGGGATTCCCTCCTTTCTTAGCTAGTGTTTTATAAACAGTAGTGATTAATGAATAATATATCATCCAGTATTGTTTAATGCAAGGTACTGAATTAAATAAAACTAGAAATTTTGAAGAAATAATAATAGTTACTTAAAGAAATGTATTATTTTTTAATAGAAAAAAGCAGTTGCATCAAACTTTGATGGACTGCTTTCTTTCCTGCTCGATATAATATTTTAAGTTTTAAAAGGGAACGAAAGATCAACTCCTAAGTAAAAAATTATGGGTTCACATAGTATTGATCAGTTTTAACTTGTTGAAGTTCCCAATCTTTGTTTGAAATATAAAGCGTATTGTTTTTTTCGGCCACCACTATGCCATCGATTGTTTCGATTGTTCCACTTGGTGTTAAAATTTGAATCTTAGAAAATTGTAATTCACTATTAGGGGTAAATTCTCTAATTATCTTTGCTGTCGAGGCAGCAACACGCGGAATTAAAACAAAAATAGCTAAAATAAAAATGAGAAGAAAAACAGTTGCTTTTTTGTGAGTATTGGGATTCAAGAATTGATTAATTATGTCTAATACGGTCTTGCCTAAAGAGTTATTTGCTTTTTGAAGAACAGGAATTTCAGTTGTTTTATTAAAGCTTATAAATTTTTTTGAAATCCATGAAATAAAAATACTTATCAGTACCGATATCAATACTAGGGAAATAAGTTTAAAGCTCAAATGAAAATTTTCAAAAAATGTTAATTGCAGTTGAGGAACTGTCAATAAGAAAAGTAAAAACGTATAAGGAAAGATAAATAG
Coding sequences:
- a CDS encoding alpha/beta fold hydrolase, with product MKKFKKSLVYLIVALLLVFIGSAVAAQFNSSSGEVDVSRIYFETERGELSGLLYKPDGADSEARPTLVATHGYLNSGEMQDAQAIEMSKRGYVVLALDQYDHGHSTGTMEKPVPFFSFWPQAMYDAVQYMYDQDYVLKDAEGNGIIAVSGHSMGGFSSTHAVMLDEVDFQDSGIRKIHSSLTMGSDYQWLKTLGYTGEEINASYGPRMSGKIAGVYDEFFFDAEASAAGQPVVKKDYVSTAEGLGFLGGLESAQAGEFYEVDGAQRIIYQPNETHPWNHFSQQSTAHAIDFYDAAFAEYGDLVAIGDDGQTWMWKEWFSFVALIGFFLLFIPVINLLTKLPFFNWVYTKRPAALSAPKTPGAKLAGYILLIVGALYPALFFTALYSGDATGMTLLRQISMITIGLAALIFIFSFVKNGDKSIKTGSGLILGIGIVQYIYLRQQERFFATTEWFGAATVNPVVFWAINVAIVTLMILVGYHFVAKKAEGASFASYGLKANAKTIVAALATAIVAVVIGYGLLYLVDALFKVDFRLWTLAVKTFEDQHVWALLRYAPLFFIYYFIVGLSVNVNTASSIYDGWKGYGISILHFIGGLVLYLAYHYGLLFLTGTGGYPAESLSSIIVIGLVPILLVAAIYNRYFFRKTGNVYVGAFLNTILMTLITLANTVLYTIL
- a CDS encoding PH domain-containing protein, with protein sequence MNDHRRHHPALVLFKVGKLIRNSIFIILILFVFQADNDGPLLVYGRYAFLLFFVWSIVSAILKWLTSTYALDDQRFYLRRGIFSKIDQSIPFSKVQNINRHTSFFHRVLGLTSIRFETGIAGEDATVNFEVATKKEAARLESAVQEHKESLDTEPDTATVAEDGSETEYVPSPRKQPEQRVIHFQPTRRDLLKASMTSFSFLLLIPLIASLYYNVSEFISLEERLDGISASLLGSPWIIASAVAVIIAASFTFGIIHTFIKYGKYEISSDSERVYIKKGVVSEASFSIAKERVQAVEITQSFSKRVLGLAEVKLISAGSLAMGAEDLNISSLYPFLPKQKAYALVAELLPGYQIQEDMQRLPRRALWLRMLKPSWLWLFATAALFYFKPNFLGIVDTWWIASILLLIVIFASRILDFLHTRYLLNDELIQLKDGGFTSTLFVTKREKIVEVEITQNRIQRAFGLSSLKTVTRARPIHTSYLEDVPDALTGTFRLWYRGRTREIKLDASN
- a CDS encoding PH domain-containing protein, yielding MNGQTVVPQHSLSPHAVKYWRMEELISNIIAFIVLAVLFYLDFRFDWYSWIFWVLVALAVFFVIGLVWSFLSPPLTFKSWRYDLDEEFLHLQFGIWSRTEQLVPMTKIQAVSLTQGPLMRKYQLASLSVETMGSSHAIPALPKDTAAELRERIAQFAKIKEVEQ
- a CDS encoding DUF4097 family beta strand repeat-containing protein codes for the protein MTENQFLQELETALKQLPKEEQNDILQDIKEYFANGQADGKTDNEIADELGSPQEIADELIESFDFNQNDISTAANELTEDKFDQVDIQIDNGMLTIGPSEDGKMYADITDKSYRQQLSVDILNRTLVITLKEEPRKWGIFSFTGSMKSPKLDVRLPKKLYDKILIDSDHGMITGENLDSRYLSIETDNGRIELTQMNADQASVKSDNGDIELARVQAKKLKVGTDNGQLQLRNIQADELDASTDNGAIDLRDIEGNVRAKTDNGLIHLSTVDLDRTISLEADNGAISVETRVKPTNATIRANVDWGTVSVFGVKNRHSVFGSGENAVDLQSDNGSIKVELV
- a CDS encoding PadR family transcriptional regulator; the protein is MNIQFKKGVLNLCVLVLLDKQDRYGYELVQKISSRIAISEGAVYPLLRRLTKEGYFTTYLQESSEGPPRKYYSLTELGRTYLQEQLEEWKSFTDGVNQLIEEGVQND